GATGCGGTAGAGGGCTGCGTTGGCCTGCCGGTCGCCGCCGCGTGAGAGGCGGTGGCGGTGGGTCCGGCCGCTGGAGGCGGGGACGGGTGCGGCTCCGCACAGTGCGGCGAAGGAAGCCTCGGTCCGCATGCGTTCGGGGTTGCCGCCGGCGGTGACCAGCAGCTGGGCTGCGGTGTCGGGGCCGACTCCGTAGGCGGACCGCAGGCCGGGGTTGTGGGCGGTGACCTCGTCGTCCAGGATCTTGGTCAGTGCCTGGTGCTCGGCCGTCAGTTCCTTGACGCGTCGGGCGAGACTCTTCAGCGCGGTGAGGACCGCGGTGTGGACCGCGTCCCCGGCCGGACGCAGCCGGGCCAGGGTATCGGTGCGGTCTGTTCCTTTGAGCTGGCCGTACTTGCCCCGAATGGTCTCGGGAGCGGTGATGAGGATGTGGCCTATCTGGTTCAGTGCGGCGGTGCGTGCCTTGATGGCGGAACGGGCGGCGTTGTGCAGGGCGCGTATACCGGCGACGGTGTCGTCCTTGGGGGCGGCGTGGGCCCGTCCGGACAGTGCGGCGCGGGCGGCGGCGTAGGCGTCGATGGGGTCAGACTTGCCGATGCGGCGGCGTTCGGCCCGGTCGGGCGGGTTGACCTCGATCACGCGGTGCCCGTGGGAGCGGGCGGCGCGGGTGAAGCCGGCTCCGTAGGAGGCGGTGCCTTCCACGCCGATGGTGATCACGTCGCCGTGGGCGTTCAGGAAGGCCAGGGCCGCGGCGTACCCGGCAGCGGTGGTGCTGAACTCCGCGTCCGCGAGATGGCCGCCGTTGTCGCTGATGACCGCGACGTGGAGCGTGTCGGCGTGGGAGTCGACCCCGCCGAACACGTCTTTCTCCGTGGTGTCCTCTGCCACCGCTGATGTCATGCTGAAGGTGCCTTCCTAGCCGGAGGTGAGGCGCCGGCCGGGTGGCGCAGACAGGACATTGAGGGGGCTTCTGACCAAGCTCCTGACTTGTTGAATCGACCCCAGATGCTCGGTCTGCAGCCGTAAGAACGGGTCCCGGCGGCCGGACAGAACAACCGGAGGACAGTCCAGCAGGACGTCAGTCAGTGGGAGAGCCACGACCACGGGAACCTGCGTACCACCATCAATGTCAGTGGGGGGTGCCACGATCGGGGCATGACCTTACTGCTGGGCGTCCTGCTGCCGGCGCTGTTGCCGGCCCTGCTCCTGACGCGGCCTGCCGGGCGGCCCGCCGGGCGCCGGTTTCGCGGCGCCCTGGCGCGGGCGTGCGGGCGGCGGTGGCCGGGGCGGTCCGGCCACCGGGGCTCACCAGCCGCGAGCGCGCCACTGCGGCAGGTGCGGGCGCTCCGCTCCGAGGGTGGTGTCGTTCCCGTGCCCGGGATAGACCCAGGCCTCGTCGGGAAGCGGCTCGAAGATCTTGGTCTCCACGTCGTCGATCAGGCTCGCGAAGGCCGCCGGGTCCTTGCGGGTGTTGCCGACGCCCCCCGGGAAGAGGCAGTCGCCGGTGAAGACGTGCGGGTGACCGTGCGGGTCGTCGTAGATCAGCGCGATCGAGCCCGGGGTGTGGCCCACGAGATGGCGGGCCGTGAGCGGCACCCGGCCGACCCGCACGGTGTCCCCGTCCTCGACGAGCACCTCGGTCGCCACGGGAATCCCCTCCGCGTCGTACCGTCCGGCATAGGTGCGCGCCCCCGTCGCCGCGACGACCTCACCGAGAGCCCCCCAGTGGTCCCCATGGCGGTGGGTGGTGACGACCGAGGCGATGCCGTCGTCGCCGATCAGCGTCAGCAGCGTCGCGGCGTCCGCCGCCGCGTCGATCAGGAGCTGCTCGTCCGTGGCACGGCAGCGCAGCAGATAGGCGTTGTTGTCCATGGGGCCGACGGCCACCTTGGAGATCATCAGCTCCTGCAACTCGTGCACGTCGGCGGGCCCGCCGACCCGCACCTCTCCGGTGTATGTCATGGCACGCAGCCTACGCAGGCGCCGCGGGCGGGGAAGGCACGGCGGGCCCGGCGAACGGCCGGCCCGCCCCGGAGTGTCCTACAGCGGCGGCAGCGCGGGGAGGCCGCCGCCCGTGACCTTCAGCCCGGTGCCGTCGCGGCGGCCGCTGAGCCACCCCAGCAGATCGGCGGGGGTGCCGGTGACGCGTACCGGGCCGCCCGCGGCGCCGCCGCCGGTCTCGCGGGTGCGGCCGCCGTCGGGGGCCAGCGTGGCCGGGGGCACTTCCGGGTGGCCGGAGAACCGCTGGGCGAGATAGTCGACGGCCCGGTCGGTGAAGTCCTCGGGGAGCGACTCCAGCGTGTAGCCGATGCCGAGATCCGTGTGGTGCATCTCGACCTCGATCAGCCGCCGGAAGGGGAGGCGGGATGCGGAATCTCTGACGCCGCCCCGCAGTTCTACCGTGCGGGACCAGTCCGCCGGGACCCCGGCCGCCGCCAGGAAGCGGTCCGAGGCGGCCCGCAGGTCGGCGACCTGGGCGTCGAGGGCGCGCGGAGCGTCCCGTTCCAGGTCGGTCGCCCGGGCGTCGTCGCTCGCGTACATGGGCCGGCCGGCCAGCACGTTCACCAGAGCGTCCGCGTTCCTGGCCAGGTGGGCGAGCACGTGCCCCCGGGTCCAGCCGGGCAGCAGGGACGGCCCGGCCACTGCTGGAGGCTCGATCGCGGCGACTGCGCGGAGCAGCCGGTCCGTCGCGTCACGTACAGACTGGAGGTCGCGCACATGATCGATCATGGCAATGACCATAGCCCCGCCACACGTTCGGGTGAAGCCGGTGGACCGCCTCCGCAAATCGAATGCACGTGCTATACCCTCGGTCGAGGCATCGGGCATGCTTGGTACTCCGGGGCAGCATTCGGGTGGTGCAGAGTGGTGCTCGGGGGCATGTACAGCTTCTTCCGCCGACCAGGCGACCCCGCCCCTCGCTGACGGCGGCCCCTCATAGTCTGTGGAAGACCGGGGGCCCCGCCCCTTGTCGTTTCTCTCAAGAAAGGTGCGGACCGGCGTGGCCGACCGTCTCATCGTCCGTGGCGCGCGTGAGCACAATCTGAAGAACGTGTCGCTCGACCTCCCGCGTGACTCCCTCATCGTCTTCACGGGTCTGTCGGGCTCCGGCAAGTCCTCGCTCGCGTTCGACACGATCTTCGCGGAGGGCCAGCGGCGCTACGTCGAGTCACTGTCCTCGTACGCCCGGCAGTTCCTCGGGCAGATGGACAAGCCGGACGTCGACTTCATCGAGGGCCTGTCGCCCGCGGTCTCCATCGACCAGAAGTCGACCTCCCGCAACCCCCGCTCCACGGTCGGCACGATCACCGAGGTCTACGACTACCTCCGCCTGCTGTTCGCGCGCATCGGCAAGCCGCACTGCCCGGTCTGCGGCCGCCCGATCACCCGGCAGTCGCCGCAGGCGATCGTCGACAAGGTGCTGGAACTGCCCGAGGGCAGCCGCTTCCAGGTGCTGTCGCCGCTGGTGCGCGAGCGCAAGGGCGAGTTCGTCGACCTCTTCTCCGACCTCCAGACCAAGGGCTTCAGCCGTGCCCGGGTCGACGGGGAGACCATCCAGCTCACCGAGCCGCCCAAGCTGAAGAAGCAGGAGAAGCACACCATCGAGGTGGTCGTCGACCGCCTCACCGTCAAGGACAGCGCCAAGCGCCGGCTGACGGACTCCGTGGAGACCGCGCTCGGCCTCTCCGGCGGCATGGTCGTGCTCGACTTCGTCGACCTCCCCGAGGACGACGCCGAGCGCGAGCGGATGTACTCGGAGCACCTCTACTGCCCGTACGACGACCTCTCCTTCGAGGAGCTGGAGCCCCGCTCCTTCTCCTTCAACTCCCCGTTCGGCGCCTGCCCCGACTGCACCGGCATCGGCACGCGCATGGAGGTCGACCCCGAGCTGATCGTCCCGGACCCGGAGAAGTCCCTGGACGAGGGCGCCATCCACCCCTGGTCGCACGGCCACACCAAGGAGTACTTCGGACGCCTCGTCGGGGCCCTCGCGGACGCGCTCGGCTTCCGCACCGACATCCCCTGGGAAGGCCTCCCGCAGCGGGCGAGGAAGGCCCTGCTGAACGGGCACAGGACCCAGATCGAGGTCCGCTACCGCAACCGCTACGGCCGCGAGCGCGTCTACACGACCCCCTTCGAGGGCGCGGTGTCGTACGTGAAGCGGCGCTACAGCGAGGCGGAGAGCGACGCCAGCCGCGAGCGCTTCGAGGGCTACATGCGCGAGGTGCCCTGCCCCACCTGCGGCGGCACGCGCCTCAAGCCGATCGTTCTCGCGGTCACCGTCATGGACAAGTCCATCGCCGACATCTCCGCGATGTCGATCAGCGACTGCGCCGAGTTCCTCCGCGGGCTCACCCTCAACGACCGCGACAAGAAGATCGCCGAGCGCGTCCTCAAGGAGGTCAACGAGCGGCTGCGCTTCCTCGTCGACGTCGGCCTGGACTACCTCTCCCTGAACCGCGCCGCGGGCACCCTCTCCGGCGGCGAGGCGCAGCGCATCCGGCTGGCCACCCAGATCGGCTCCGGCCTGGTGGGCGTGCTCTACGTCCTCGACGAGCCGTCGATCGGCCTGCACCAGCGCGACAACCACCGCCTGATCGAGACCCTGGTCCGGCTCCGCGACATGGGCAACACCCTCATCGTCGTCGAGCACGACGAGGACACGATCAAGGTCGCCGACTGGGTGGTCGACATCGGCCCGGGCGCCGGCGAGCACGGCGGCAAGGTCGTGCACAGCGGTCCGATGAAGGAGCTGCTGGACAACAAGGAGTCGATCACCGGCGCGTACCTGTCCCGGCAGCGGTCGATCGTGACGCCCGCCGTGCGCAGGCCCCTCGACCCGTCCCGCCGGCTCA
The nucleotide sequence above comes from Streptomyces sp. TS71-3. Encoded proteins:
- a CDS encoding IS110 family transposase; the protein is MTSAVAEDTTEKDVFGGVDSHADTLHVAVISDNGGHLADAEFSTTAAGYAAALAFLNAHGDVITIGVEGTASYGAGFTRAARSHGHRVIEVNPPDRAERRRIGKSDPIDAYAAARAALSGRAHAAPKDDTVAGIRALHNAARSAIKARTAALNQIGHILITAPETIRGKYGQLKGTDRTDTLARLRPAGDAVHTAVLTALKSLARRVKELTAEHQALTKILDDEVTAHNPGLRSAYGVGPDTAAQLLVTAGGNPERMRTEASFAALCGAAPVPASSGRTHRHRLSRGGDRQANAALYRITLVRMSSDSRTREYVARHTAAGRTKKEIIRLLKRAIAREIFRCLTTTVTVPAIADLRPLRQSKNITLTAAARHFGL
- a CDS encoding maleylpyruvate isomerase family mycothiol-dependent enzyme produces the protein MIDHVRDLQSVRDATDRLLRAVAAIEPPAVAGPSLLPGWTRGHVLAHLARNADALVNVLAGRPMYASDDARATDLERDAPRALDAQVADLRAASDRFLAAAGVPADWSRTVELRGGVRDSASRLPFRRLIEVEMHHTDLGIGYTLESLPEDFTDRAVDYLAQRFSGHPEVPPATLAPDGGRTRETGGGAAGGPVRVTGTPADLLGWLSGRRDGTGLKVTGGGLPALPPL
- the uvrA gene encoding excinuclease ABC subunit UvrA, producing the protein MRTGVADRLIVRGAREHNLKNVSLDLPRDSLIVFTGLSGSGKSSLAFDTIFAEGQRRYVESLSSYARQFLGQMDKPDVDFIEGLSPAVSIDQKSTSRNPRSTVGTITEVYDYLRLLFARIGKPHCPVCGRPITRQSPQAIVDKVLELPEGSRFQVLSPLVRERKGEFVDLFSDLQTKGFSRARVDGETIQLTEPPKLKKQEKHTIEVVVDRLTVKDSAKRRLTDSVETALGLSGGMVVLDFVDLPEDDAERERMYSEHLYCPYDDLSFEELEPRSFSFNSPFGACPDCTGIGTRMEVDPELIVPDPEKSLDEGAIHPWSHGHTKEYFGRLVGALADALGFRTDIPWEGLPQRARKALLNGHRTQIEVRYRNRYGRERVYTTPFEGAVSYVKRRYSEAESDASRERFEGYMREVPCPTCGGTRLKPIVLAVTVMDKSIADISAMSISDCAEFLRGLTLNDRDKKIAERVLKEVNERLRFLVDVGLDYLSLNRAAGTLSGGEAQRIRLATQIGSGLVGVLYVLDEPSIGLHQRDNHRLIETLVRLRDMGNTLIVVEHDEDTIKVADWVVDIGPGAGEHGGKVVHSGPMKELLDNKESITGAYLSRQRSIVTPAVRRPLDPSRRLIVRGARENNLQDIDVAFPLGVLTAVTGVSGSGKSTLVNDILYTHLARELNGARNVPGRHTRVDGDDLVDKVVHVDQSPIGRTPRSNPATYTGVFDHVRRLFAETTEAKVRGYQPGRFSFNVKGGRCENCSGDGTIKIEMNFLPDVYVPCEVCHGARYNRETLEVHYKGKSISEVLDMPIEEAVEFFEAVPAIARHLSTLNDVGLGYVRLGQPAPTLSGGEAQRVKLASELQKRSTGRTVYVLDEPTTGLHFEDISKLLTVLSGLVDKGNTVIVIEHNLDVIKTADWVVDMGPEGGNGGGLVIAEGTPEEVAGVPASHTGKFLRDILDPEQISDATARVKKTTVKKTPVKRNGTGRRSTAKR
- a CDS encoding MBL fold metallo-hydrolase: MTYTGEVRVGGPADVHELQELMISKVAVGPMDNNAYLLRCRATDEQLLIDAAADAATLLTLIGDDGIASVVTTHRHGDHWGALGEVVAATGARTYAGRYDAEGIPVATEVLVEDGDTVRVGRVPLTARHLVGHTPGSIALIYDDPHGHPHVFTGDCLFPGGVGNTRKDPAAFASLIDDVETKIFEPLPDEAWVYPGHGNDTTLGAERPHLPQWRARGW